The following is a genomic window from Episyrphus balteatus chromosome 1, idEpiBalt1.1, whole genome shotgun sequence.
taaatctcactggttgaccgaaacataaaaaatacaaaataaaggtttctcttagaccttgaccgaaatttttcttttttcaaaataaaggttattttatgaaaatggcaacaaataagagttattaaagaacctttcaaaaggttgagatttatttctgatctctggttaagacaaataaaaaaaaaaaaaaacaaaaaacatcgcccctagattttaaTAATACAAAGCGATTGCCCAAATCGGACGATTTTTTGCGACTTTGGTGGTTGTCCAAACCTCAGAAGActaattgtctgcaaagttcaggatcataTTAGATTTGGGTGTTTATTTCTGggttttgatatattttagaGGAATGGAACTACTTCCGTGGAGATCGTATTGAAGTCCTCACTGGCAAAGACAAAGGCAAACATGGCATCATTACCCAAGTGATACCCGAAAGGAATTGGGTAATATGCGAGGGTACCAACTGGCATTACCGCATTGTTGGTGCTGAGAAAGATTTCCCCGGAATCTACATCAGATCAGAGGCACCTCTGAGAGTCGATCGGGATATCCGCTTAGTCGATCCCTCAGATTTGAAAGGAACCGACTTTGAATGGCGTTTCACAGAAGAAGGTGAAAAAGTGCGAGTGTCCACTCGTTCAGGAAGAATAATCCCCATTCCCGATGCTAATAACCAAACCCACGACTATAAAACCAAAGGTGCATATTTGGAACGAGAGAAAGACACAACTGGTAAGACTCTAATAACTTGTCACTCTGCAATAATCATGTAAtgagttcaaattttttttctagctgCCGTTGTTGGTGAAATAACATTTGAGCCGAAACTATGCACTTTTGAGATGGACATCATGGAGCAAATGAACATAGTCGAAGAAGGAGTTCCAAAGAAGTCTTATTGGTATTAAtgtgtaaaatgtttgttatatatttctttaagcaataaaaacaagaacaaaattaaaatttaaaactatttccGTTCAGTTTCCTTAATGAATAATTCATGCCTATGACTGCGCAGCTTCCCTGATAACGTCTTAACTGTTGATTCTGCTTTATCAAAGTCTTTACGCAGTGTTGAGTTGTAAGTTTCGTACAACCAACTGGAAGCGTTTTGCATATTCTCTTCGTAAGTTTCAAGAACTTTTGTTACATGGTTGTATCTGTGGAATATAGTGAAAtagtaaaataaacttttggaaGGATTAAAAAGTTACCTCAACTCATCGGCTATATCAGTTATCATATAAGTATTTATGTGTTTTACAGCTAATACTTGTCGATTGctgacgaatttaatttcaacattTGGCAGCGATAATTGAGCACATTCAAGTGCTATCAATGATGCTTGAGTATTGTTGCGGCATTCGAGGACGAGATGGATAACATCTTTGGGTGatctgaaataaaaagaaaattctttgtAAATTGGcaaaatgtttcattttaaGAAGATGTAGAGTAGAtgttttctttcataaacctAACGGAAGGAAATCtcactacatttttaaaataacttaaaagggatttgataaaattaaaaaggtaTTCATTCCAAATTATGAAAAAGGCTGGAAAAAAGACTGTAAGAAGATGGTGCGATGGGAGTAATGTCTGTTACAGAGATGCTGCTCCAGTAAAATGCTCATTATAAAGaaacataaaaatttattcGGGATTGAGAGAGGTAGCAATACAAATCTGATAATTAAACTGAAATGGGAACGTCATTTttgaataatgtaaaaaaaatctataatttttttctttgaattgctATTTACCCAGAACTTATATTGTAGAAAAGATTCCCGATCTAATGAAAATACAttgtgtaacactcaaaatatacgcgagcggagacctatcacgttttgtagagctagtcgcactgattacgaaacggtatttaaaaagtccctaacaccccattgacattgacatttttgttcggtgcccaaacgttcgaatttctgtGCCTGGGTtaaaatcgtaaatttttttctaagccaattttgaaatgattttcataagaaatacctcgtttgatttggaaataaatattatttaagaattaatttttaaaacagcatgttgttttgaaaacatatatacatacatactttaaattgatgtcgaagttggggaaatgatgaaaaaaatggaatttttttaactttgacagcttataaattctaggtggtttatcagaatcacatgttttatacatttttgaaaaggtattattatcagaaactaaaaaaaagggtaaacatttgacgaagctagaatttgttcaatgggtgaaggtccaaaaaactgttttttgcaCCTAACTCCAGATCTTGGAGGTGTAAGGGACTTTTTAtgtaccgtttcgtaatcaatgcgactagctctacaaaacgtgataggtttCCGCCCGCGTACATTTTGAAACCTgatttttgtaacacagtgttattaCAAGACAtgtcttttaaaattttggacttcCATCATttgcaatgttagttttaattaaaacctcgaatttatAGTTGTTAATTTTCACTTGTctctaaaaaactttaaaagtcTCTCCAGAAAATCTTCGAATTTTGACTGTGGACAGTAAGTGGGTGTTTTTCATTggccaaaaattatttaagaggGAAAAAACTCCGGAAACCAAGCttatttctataatttttaagtgatttaaaatttgtttccttTTATTAAATACTGAGAGCTTTCTATCCATTTAGCTACTCTATTCTGACTATGTTTCAATGTTAAAATATTCACCaaagaaacataattttcaatGCACGAGTATTCGTCAACATCATTCATTATATATAATTATAACTTGCATAATAACATTAGGATTTTTAGACATTCAGGATTCAGGACACTGACGCATTatcattttgttaatttttgtattcaacaaaatttaaatactgtAGAGCGACGATTGTATTACATTATTAGCTCCGTATCATTGGAggcatttatctactgcttagttaTTTAAGCTGCttttaactactttttcaataaagTTGAATAATTGTTGAAAACAACTTTAAGTAGTAAGGAGTAGATAAATGCTCCAAAATTAATGCAGCTATTATTTGATAAGTATTTTACTTATTAGGATTCCAAGATCCTAGAACCCCAAAATCAActagtttctttatttaatcATCATTTTTAGAGGTtcactggggcgtatgcgtaactttttgtTGTTATCGTAGCGGTTAATAGAAGttctctaaattaaaaaaaaataaagtattcttattttttttttttaattttttgcacataggtagatcttttccaaaaataaagtaaggacAAGGTTAATTACATTtatagaaatataattaaaagtgctataattcattcttaaaGAATTACCCAAACAATTCAGAGGTTCgccagatatttgaaaaaatgtcatttttccctcaacaaaatttaatttaattacctTACGTTGTTTATTAGTATACcattttttatagataatttcATTGTGTATAAGTTTGTCCTTGgaaatttttggttaaaatgaataaaaattaatcattaaataaaaattgtcccAACTTCTTTTCCAAAATGGTGGCTGCTCCCGACATCCTAtcttcccaacaaattgacttttatgataaggacattcacccaaatacattccatgaaaaaaattttgtcccgccaaaaaatcgatttgattaactaatttgcctgggctataccatttatttgatttcattttataacacttaattatttttgtatttgttatcAATGTTAAAATGTTTCAGCGCAAATTATATAACTGATGGCACCTTTTATGAATGTCCTCGATCAAGCATTTGGTGAAATTTTATGGGGTTGAGGATAAAATGGACAAGAACTTTAAAACTTAAGATTTGCAAATAATTCATGTACCTAATtctttttccaagaaaaatcaTTGAAGAAGTTGTAAAGCTTAACGaaagtatttttgtttgttttgcacaaaatagaaaaactattaTAACACGTAAtataagtatttaaaataaccatatcgtcggtgaaaccagaaaagtgtgtaactccattttagcaaattttataggagagcaaaaaaacaaaatcgttttgacggcatttgtatgagttttcattttctaatttgctaataaaataaaaactatgaactttaaggggattctcagtttaaggaacggtagatatcaggtttgtctaacagatcgcattcaaatctaattttcagaaaatttggagttacacacttttctggtttcaccgacgatataggTTTTTATATCACAGGACTACCCATAAAGCAGCAATTAAGCCTGTCATAACCTTTACTTTGCCCCATGAGAATCTATTGCATGGGCAATTATTATCCAACGACTATAGCCTTGATGTCAAATAGCGTGGTAAACATGCATTTCATCATCATGttcaacaaaaaacttaaaatgtaTCATCCACAATATAGTTATGATTATTATCtagatataaaacatttttaatcgaTTTTCTAAACGCCTACTAACATTATACCCATAAATGTAAATAATAGCTATGATTTAATATATAgtaaatatgtacataagttGTTTACCTTAAAGCCTttatacttttccaaaattgCAATCCTTGTGATGCCGATTTAGAACAAGCTCTAAGTAGTAAACCACATATGCGCCATTGTTCTAAAGTACTTCCTAACTTATCACGAACATCACGAGCAGTTTCAAGCTGAGAATCTAAGCTTTCTTCAAAACTTGTCATATAAGTTCCGCCACTTATGAGAGCTTAAATtgggaaaacataaaaatgttatGAATGAATGTGGCATAACgttctaaaagttaccaattattCCATCCTGCTGTACATACAATTCGTTAAGAGTCCTATAATTTTCAGTCAGAAGCTTAACTCTTGACTTTGTGTGATCCAATATTTCATTATAGTACCGCATGGATACAACTTCGAGAGCAGATTTATTAATGTTTGCAAAGAAGTCCTCCTGAGCTGAAGCCTTGTGTTTGTCCGTTAAAACTCCTAAATTTATCACAAGCTGAAAGAAAAGTctataaagtaaacaaaatgtCAATGAGTCTTTCTCTAGTGTCCCAACCCTCGTCAGATCCTTGCTGGGGGAGTCATTTATGAATTCCTGATTAACTGTAACTACTGTCGAATCCGTCACTGTTTGGTCTTTGGCTGAATTATATTGTGTTAAATCTGTATTTAAAACTAAAGCGTCACGTTTTTCCTGTAAATGTTCAATCCACGCTTCAGCAGTTGCTAGCCTTGGTCCTGGACAAAGTCCTTCCATTTCACTTATTTCCTCGTCCAAATGTATAAATTCATCAacggaatttttatttttctattttacaccataaacaattttctaagtaaaataaattaattacattTAACGAATGGAAAATTTACCATTCGTCCTCGGGCAACAGATAACGAGTCAGTTTGTGGAGAATCTAGAATTGCTGAGGTTCCACAACCCATTGTGACATTTTGAatttcctttttcaattttttaaccgGCAAAGAAGGACATTAATCgtttaaataacaaattttaatttaatatattataTACTTCTTTCAAGGATAAATGTGTGGCacgttttttttgcaccacGTTTCTTGAAACTGTGTCAAGTTGAATGAATGAAACTATTCTATGCAAGTCTAAAATAACTATTAAAAGAGTATAGTCTGCATAGTCGTTGGTATTCGTGTGAGTTATAGTAGTTTTTAACTCACTCAATTTGTGATTGGACACATTCCTGGGGTAACACAAAGTAAAGTCTGAGCCACAACAAAAGGATTTCAGAAATGAGAATGACTATGTATTGCTAAGGAATGTTGTACAAGTCATAATAACAATCAACTGTCATTCAAGTATTTGAACAGTTTGAAAGGAAATTGGTGTGATAGTAGGGGTGttatgttaaataaatattgaGGCTAGATGTTAGgcttatattgaaaaaagactACGTCCTTTTTCCTTTCCTTGAAGATAGAAATGTTTATATCTCAATTTTACTTTGAACTTATTTGGAATATAGTTTACGTTGAacattttaagaaacaaaaataactacttatctttctcaaaaaattccttttcgatttcaatagaaaaaaaaaaaacaaaaaccagtgCAACAGTACTTCCTCTTGACCATCTTATATTTTTAGGGAGACATCAAATctcctaaaaagtgaaaaagtgggaaatttacaaaagtaaaattttttttatttatttctagcgctttttttttttggaaaaaagtacaaaaattgttttttaaaccaaaaattaagctttctgcatcattgtttttaattttgtggtcggaaaaactgtcacaaaatgagtttgaaaattttttaatttttggacctTTTGCagaaagtggccgttgtagatATACCTTTAAACTTAAAATCTGTAATAGGTATCGTACCGTAAAGAGCTGCATGacgaaaacaacttttttttgcatttctcaccatcaaaaccaaaattgcgttgaaaagttcattttttccgatttttgtgttgAGTATATTTCCACTTtgattcatatagagccgatagagggcgataccGTGACTTCAAAAAGTTCGATCGCCGACGTTTTATTTGCAGCATCCCCCATTTTACCATTTTCGTTCccgaaaatggtaaaaaaatcaGTTGTTAATGTCGGAGGTATAACCAAATATGTATGTTATACCAACAATTCAGGAAAAATAACACGATTACAGAAATCTGAGTCCCAGACGTTTCGTGGCATTGACCCTAACAGACGTCATTGAAATCCTGAATTGGATTTTCAGAAAAgagttaaacaaattttttcccCTTAAATACAACCATCTGATTTGATAGTAAATTAATAAGTctcagacgttttaaccacggcctTACCCAtaatttcaaaacccattaaattattaaaaaatattattaattattaaaattaattattaaattaaaaaatattatttactttGAATAATAAAGGCTTAACATTTTTGCAGTCCGATATACTGGGTACAAAACTTTACTTATCTTCGTAAATTCAGTACAAAATTAAAGGTTTTGCATCCTATCAAGCAGCTgataatttttcttcaatttataaaagcagaatcaaaaattgaaaaataacatggaaatttaaaatagcttttctgaagatttaagatttttcaagtagtGTTGGTTTTCTTAAAAGACGAAGATATGTCCAGCTTAACTATTATGTAAACCCCATACCTATACCTGAAGGATTTAgactttaacttaaaaatatgtataaaaataataaaagttcaaCTGGCGTTCTTGAAATAATCTTATAAGTAAATGGTTTTCAGTTTAATAAGTAAACTTTCGATTACAAATATTTAAGTGTAAAGCTCTTAATATAAGTATCAaaattagactgattcaaaaaaaaattttttttaccgaaaatattgttggaaatgaccaaaaaaataaacctgtaaaagtttcagcccttaatattaacaaaaatttctatttcccatataattaacatgggaaagattgtgtttttgagtttgaaattttataactttttaatagttcatcaaaaagtatttttattttttgggggaTTAAGTCCCTAAGGACTAGGAAATATTTGGTAAAACTGTTAGAGTATACAAATTATGCATGTATCtttaaaatttctcatttttataacaaataaaaaaacgttaATTCCAAATTCAACAACTTTTCTTTAGTTTTCcaattgaattttgatttttttttttcgtaaaaaaaaacaacttgatgAAATGAACTTTTGCGCATCTTTGATTCAAAACGATCTATAGATCAACCCCTTTCTCGATGTTGAAAGATTTCAGTTGTCATAAGAGTCAACATTCAagcaaaatgtataataatgaAGAGTTTTAACTCTTGAAGGACAGAATTTGTGCTACAAACttaatagcccagggaaattagtaatttaaatcgcatttttcgcgggacaaaatttttttcatggaatgtgttcgggtggttgtccttatcataaaagtcaatttgttgggaaaattggaggttgggaacagccgccatcttggaaaagagattggtatcgtttttattgaatagctccattgttattcattttaacagaaaatgacaaaggtaggacttattaacaataaaattatctaaacaatgatatacaaaacaattccgtgagttgattaaataaaattttatagttggtcaaagtgcggctttgtatcgcaaggttgggacaaaatgacattttttcatatatctgacgaacttttgatttgtttggataattcttcaagaatgaattatagtacttataattacctataaaatgagcccacaattgttattgtaaccatcgtattgtagaagtaatctaactccgaaactctccatgtactagtcaaaagtgagaaaaaagctagttttttgctagtaggccgagaaaattttgggagtagaggtataaccaaaatataagtacgcagttttgctgccatactcgtgttaatgtcgatttcaaaggtctgacaactctaattttgggctttatacggtttttggggggttaaataacgtaagttttccagctaacgtgaatgggctaaatttatactatttgaaattataaatataaaagctgatgctctattatttttcctaaatctggacaccttaatctcggctatggggttaatagaactcacgatataagcttttttaactaaccatatcaggcttttcaattcaaataaacaaacaaaaatcgaaacaaaaaagcctctaaaacataatcgtataaacggcttatatcttgagttctattggtcacatcctcaagattggggtgtctagatttaggaaaaataatagggaatcagcttgtatatttataatttcaaatagtataaatttagcccattcacgttaactggaaaacttacgttatttaaccccccaaaacccgtataaagcccaaaattagagttgtcagacctttgaaatcgacattaacacgagtatggcagcaaaactgcgtacttatattttggttatacctctactcccaaaattttctcggcctactagcaaaaaactagcttttttctcacttttgactagtacatggagagtttcggagttagattacttctacaatacgatggtgacaataacgattgtgggctcattttataggtaattataagtactataattcattcttgaagaattatccaaacaaatcaaaagttcgtcagatatatgaaaaaatgtcattttgtcccaaccttgcgatacaaacccgcactttgaccaactataaaattttatttaatcaactcacggaattgttttgtatatcattgtttagataattttattgttaataagtcctacctttgtcattttctgttaaaatgaataacaatggagctattcaataaaaacgctaccaatctcttttccaagatggcggctgttcccaacctccaattttcccaacaaattgacttttatgataaggacaaccacccgaacacattccatgaaaaaaattttgtcccgcgaaaaatgcgatttcatgcccatattttgactaattgcccTGAGCTATAAAGAAATtcgaaaagaaatattttgaatgCCATTAAGCATAAAGAGACGTTATAAGAGTCAAATTATAAGAAATCTTATTAGCAAAAAGGCAGTGATATATGCTTTTTATCCATGACTCATCTTAAAGgtataaaatcacaaaaaagtgCATAATTCGGAATACAGAAaccaaaaatttattctaataAAAGCCTGTTGCAGTTCCTTTTTAACCGActacttccaaaaaggaggaggttatcaattcgtctgtattttttttttttatgttttttacctcataactttggaatGAGGGAACcaatatttaaaattctttttgtattcgaaAGCTGGTCTTGCATAAAATTCACGAGAAAACCATAAATCCAAGTTTCATTCCATGGAggtcaggtttttttttttttaaatttattttaatgatatgatatctttttaaatgatatattatgttttcattttcctagtttcaaaaatacaataaaaacgtTAAATATAACAAATCTGGAAACCAAACAAGTCTCTAAACATAAAAGTTGAGAGACAACGTTTCATTCCGATCGTTATCTATAGTCTGTGCTTACGCGCCTGCTTAGCAATTTTATCCTCAAATTGTAATTATCCCAACACATTAACTCATATACTTACCAAATTGCCTATACACCCAAACATCATTAATTTAACCCAAGAGGGTGTTATcgcctagtttttttttcactaccaCACCTTCCCTCTACTCACCCTTCCAATATCCACTATGCCAAGGACGAACAAAGAAACATACATACCTTTAGTTGATTACATTCCAATAACTCATCATTTACTAATCTTTTACTTTACCGAAaggaaaaattccaaaataataattattgagTCAATACACGACAAGTGCAAGGCGAATGTCCTTGTCACGTTTGCCTTTTCCAAAATGCATTAACACCGCACCTAGATTCAAAGTTCTAACATTCGTTATTctttaacaaattgaaaaactcTCAACTTGTTTTGTAGTGGAAGCACATTAAAATACATACTAAAACATCGATAGCATTTAACAGCTGAACTTTGTTGACAAACAAAACTTaagaatcaataaaaataaaatgcacgactaggtcgcacgtacttgctcttgtagttcaaagtatctttatcttaaatatctattggaaatttaagattttgtggagaaaattcaatttttaaaatattttttgaaaaactttttttttttaatttttttttacatttgacacttcaatacctatgatgtctgtaaattttgaataaaattgacttatatgctttgatgaaatatatgaacttaaaaaacatgtaaatttttgaaaaacggcaacgccatatttctgttctcctcattttttgaaaaaaaactaaaaacgcagttttgtaagaatcaataagtctattacgtataccaaatttaatcaaaatcgttagagccgttttcgagaaagttgcaatacctcgaaaacgttatatgggagatatgcgttaaaaaggagatattaaaaaaataaaaaaaaacggtcctagggaataacctaaaaagcatctgtaccaagtttcaagcaaatccatccatccgtttaggccctagctcgatgtacagatggacgcacagacgcacagaccgacggacggcatgacgaaaaccacttttttgatcttctccatcatagtaatgttggttttgattaaaacctcaaatttttttttctacacgaatccaatacttgccctatagaacaagtaaaaaaacacaatgaaGGTAGTTCCTGTTCTAGTTTGATAAATACATAATGCAGTGCATATACAAAGTAAGAAAAGACCGATATTTAAAAGAAACCATGGAAACAACACCGAACGAGTGGACTTGACATTCCTCTTTCAGAGTCGAGTCATTGGAAATATACGCAAACAAGAAAAATCAGCTGTTTAAAAAGTTTACCATTCGACACATATGAAACTATTTAATCTAAGAGCTGTGACGTCACGACAAAAAAGAAATAG
Proteins encoded in this region:
- the LOC129905830 gene encoding probable 39S ribosomal protein L24, mitochondrial, translating into MKLTQFLVSKLKNFSNFPEQYIERSKRQVYWKTPRGLPNYLPKTLERKKFRYTTNRSWTGQFRQQNLPGTIRKKVFIEPIEEWNYFRGDRIEVLTGKDKGKHGIITQVIPERNWVICEGTNWHYRIVGAEKDFPGIYIRSEAPLRVDRDIRLVDPSDLKGTDFEWRFTEEGEKVRVSTRSGRIIPIPDANNQTHDYKTKGAYLEREKDTTAAVVGEITFEPKLCTFEMDIMEQMNIVEEGVPKKSYWY
- the LOC129905828 gene encoding uncharacterized protein LOC129905828, with the protein product MGCGTSAILDSPQTDSLSVARGRMKNKNSVDEFIHLDEEISEMEGLCPGPRLATAEAWIEHLQEKRDALVLNTDLTQYNSAKDQTVTDSTVVTVNQEFINDSPSKDLTRLVINLGVLTDKHKASAQEDFFANINKSALEVVSMRYYNEILDHTKSRVKLLTENYRTLNELYVQQDGIIALISGGTYMTSFEESLDSQLETARDVRDKLGSTLEQWRICGLLLRACSKSASQGLQFWKSIKALRSPKDVIHLVLECRNNTQASLIALECAQLSLPNVEIKFVSNRQVLAVKHINTYMITDIADELRYNHVTKVLETYEENMQNASSWLYETYNSTLRKDFDKAESTVKTLSGKLRSHRHELFIKETERK